From a single Mesorhizobium shangrilense genomic region:
- a CDS encoding NIPSNAP family protein, which yields MIVEHRTYTFRPGTVDSWMKKYEAEGLPVQKKHLNRFLGLYVSEIGHLHTTVLMWGYDSLADREARRAAMYGDPEWQKFIGEIWALNAIQSQDVMIMNPAPFSPGV from the coding sequence ATGATTGTCGAACACCGCACCTACACATTCCGGCCCGGTACGGTCGATTCGTGGATGAAGAAATACGAGGCCGAAGGTTTGCCGGTGCAGAAAAAGCACCTCAACCGTTTCCTCGGGCTCTACGTTTCCGAGATCGGGCATCTACATACGACGGTTCTGATGTGGGGCTATGACAGCCTCGCCGATCGTGAGGCACGCCGCGCCGCCATGTATGGGGACCCTGAGTGGCAGAAATTCATCGGCGAAATCTGGGCGCTGAACGCCATCCAGTCCCAGGACGTGATGATCATGAATCCGGCGCCGTTTTCCCCGGGCGTCTGA
- a CDS encoding BMP family ABC transporter substrate-binding protein, with product MTSNFDDRTVPAVGLNRRGFIKTGVGIAALGLVSGALSRVAYAADGFIALVHTQAAGDQSAVDSMIAKINQLAKEKGLQARVVYAQDPATYETIFRTLADAGASVIVSTFNEVGEPFKALAPSYPNTKWIQLFGDAIEPPLPNVVTVSYDYYLGCYLSGVFAARMTKSGKIGYIGGISIPPLNADFNALKAGAHSVNPDLTVTAAFAGSFQDPAKGQEIAAQMFNNGIDYIQTDSAATDGGIIAAANEGAGRMLSTLARAQYPLGPKSIVGIVSLDFGQSLYNEVGKALGAQWAGGTHVATGLGTGVVEFELSPLYAEQGPADRVAKSKEIWAEIEKTKAGILDGSIVVPFNTTL from the coding sequence ATGACGAGTAATTTTGACGACCGCACGGTTCCTGCCGTGGGATTGAACCGCCGCGGCTTCATCAAGACCGGGGTCGGCATTGCCGCACTAGGCCTCGTAAGCGGCGCCCTGTCCAGGGTGGCGTATGCTGCTGACGGGTTCATCGCGCTCGTGCATACGCAGGCGGCGGGCGACCAGAGCGCGGTCGATTCGATGATCGCCAAGATCAACCAGTTGGCAAAGGAAAAGGGCCTTCAGGCGCGAGTCGTCTACGCGCAGGACCCGGCGACCTATGAAACCATATTCCGCACGCTGGCCGATGCCGGCGCCTCGGTCATCGTTTCGACCTTCAACGAGGTGGGCGAGCCGTTCAAGGCGCTGGCGCCGTCCTATCCCAACACCAAGTGGATCCAGCTTTTCGGCGACGCCATCGAACCGCCGCTACCCAATGTGGTGACCGTTTCCTATGACTACTATCTCGGTTGTTATCTGTCGGGCGTCTTCGCCGCGCGCATGACCAAGAGCGGCAAGATCGGCTATATCGGCGGCATCTCCATTCCCCCGCTCAACGCCGATTTCAATGCGCTCAAGGCCGGCGCTCATTCGGTCAATCCGGATCTGACCGTCACCGCCGCTTTTGCCGGCTCGTTCCAGGATCCTGCCAAGGGCCAGGAAATCGCCGCGCAAATGTTCAACAACGGCATCGACTACATCCAGACCGACTCGGCGGCGACCGACGGCGGCATCATTGCGGCGGCCAACGAGGGCGCTGGGCGCATGCTCTCCACCCTTGCACGCGCGCAATATCCCCTTGGTCCGAAGTCGATCGTCGGCATCGTCAGCCTCGATTTCGGGCAGTCCCTCTACAACGAGGTTGGCAAGGCGCTTGGCGCGCAATGGGCCGGCGGCACCCATGTCGCAACTGGCCTGGGCACCGGTGTGGTCGAATTCGAGCTGTCACCGCTTTATGCCGAGCAGGGCCCGGCGGATCGGGTTGCCAAGTCCAAGGAAATCTGGGCTGAGATCGAGAAGACCAAGGCCGGCATTCTCGACGGTTCTATCGTCGTGCCCTTCAACACCACCCTCTGA